One Herbaspirillum rubrisubalbicans genomic window carries:
- a CDS encoding DUF2946 domain-containing protein has protein sequence MSLGRRLHRSLAWLALCVVVFGAAAPTISRTLAANSQLAWMEVCSASGTQRIAVPATRKAGQEPIPADGSHCGYCVLQQHAPAPPSTPASAAPQVLVLAQPLSIVPELAVVPELAPTAHRSRAPPILL, from the coding sequence ATGAGCTTGGGCCGACGCCTTCATCGATCGCTCGCATGGCTGGCGCTATGCGTGGTGGTCTTTGGCGCCGCGGCACCCACCATTTCACGGACATTGGCGGCCAATAGCCAGCTCGCCTGGATGGAAGTCTGTAGCGCCAGTGGTACCCAGCGTATTGCCGTCCCTGCAACCCGGAAAGCGGGGCAGGAACCCATTCCAGCCGATGGCAGCCATTGCGGCTATTGCGTCCTGCAGCAACATGCACCAGCGCCCCCATCGACACCGGCCAGTGCAGCGCCGCAAGTTCTGGTGCTGGCGCAGCCACTGTCCATCGTCCCCGAGTTGGCCGTCGTCCCTGAGCTTGCACCGACGGCACATCGCAGCCGCGCTCCACCAATCCTGCTCTGA
- the copD gene encoding copper homeostasis membrane protein CopD has product MFLLGLCRLALDGAALFLWGMALMLLTLVADPLRTSLWQRLSVWRKLLCGLVALAVVVSLPVQASILGEGWRDALRLDMLADVANGTSIGTAWWCQLAALFVLMVCWRMSGLASLLGCAAGSGILLVSLALTGHAVMDDGCKRWAHQASDLLHVGSVGAWMGALPVVLLVLSRQCLSVYPALAKQILRRFSNVGHAVVALVLLSGLCNTWLILGGLPLDWRFPYQVLLALKILVAVMMVLIAIFNRYVLVPAMRHDRSALDRLRRLSLLEIGLGWLALLLLAWLGMLQPN; this is encoded by the coding sequence GTGTTTCTGCTGGGACTGTGCCGCCTGGCGCTGGACGGCGCAGCCTTGTTCCTGTGGGGCATGGCGCTGATGCTGTTGACGCTGGTGGCAGACCCCTTGCGCACATCGCTATGGCAGCGCCTGTCCGTCTGGCGCAAGCTGCTGTGCGGGCTGGTCGCACTGGCTGTCGTCGTCAGTTTGCCGGTGCAGGCCAGCATCCTGGGTGAGGGCTGGCGCGATGCCTTGCGGCTGGACATGCTGGCCGATGTCGCCAATGGCACCTCGATTGGCACGGCATGGTGGTGTCAATTGGCGGCGCTGTTCGTGCTGATGGTGTGCTGGCGCATGAGCGGCCTGGCCAGTCTGCTGGGGTGCGCAGCAGGCAGCGGCATCCTGCTGGTCAGCCTGGCCCTGACCGGACATGCAGTTATGGATGATGGCTGCAAGCGTTGGGCCCATCAAGCCAGCGACCTACTGCATGTAGGCAGCGTGGGCGCATGGATGGGGGCCTTGCCGGTGGTCTTGCTGGTCTTGTCCAGGCAATGCCTGTCGGTGTACCCGGCGCTGGCCAAGCAGATCCTGCGGCGCTTTTCCAATGTCGGACACGCGGTGGTTGCCCTGGTACTGCTCAGCGGCCTGTGCAATACCTGGCTCATTCTGGGCGGCTTGCCGCTGGATTGGCGCTTTCCTTATCAGGTGCTGTTGGCGCTGAAGATCCTGGTGGCAGTCATGATGGTGCTCATCGCCATCTTCAACCGTTATGTTCTGGTGCCGGCCATGCGTCATGATCGCAGTGCGCTGGACCGGCTGCGCCGCTTGAGCCTTCTGGAGATCGGGCTAGGCTGGCTGGCGCTGTTGCTACTGGCCTGGCTGGGGATGTTGCAACCCAACTGA
- the copC gene encoding copper homeostasis periplasmic binding protein CopC — MKTIKRLLGLAALAGLVLTQSAWAHAHLKTAEPADKAVVASPADLTLGFSEGLNLKFSGLKLLGPDQQEVKLGQAMLMDEGKSLMVSVPARLPAGAYTVQWHALSVDGHKTEGSYSFSVAP, encoded by the coding sequence ATGAAAACAATCAAACGCCTCCTTGGACTGGCCGCGCTGGCCGGTCTGGTTCTGACGCAATCGGCCTGGGCGCACGCTCACCTCAAGACGGCCGAGCCGGCTGACAAGGCCGTGGTGGCCTCGCCTGCGGATCTGACGCTGGGCTTTTCCGAGGGCCTTAACCTGAAGTTCAGTGGCCTCAAGCTGCTGGGACCCGATCAGCAGGAAGTCAAGCTGGGCCAGGCCATGCTGATGGATGAGGGCAAGTCGTTGATGGTGTCGGTGCCTGCACGACTGCCCGCCGGCGCCTATACGGTGCAATGGCACGCCTTGTCGGTGGATGGTCACAAGACCGAGGGCAGCTACAGCTTCTCCGTGGCACCTTGA
- a CDS encoding alpha/beta hydrolase — translation MFDVIDRSALQCLPVGRHLGIPLIPYVPRQLTVQQIGMRYYEGHVRQRWGERGAREVWRIFARTLGEFGQVAAHEINEDSAGKFLSTFLDRPIQGSITRRELGAAWDYAIKQGWLPPDTVNVWRLVLRGAFKSKGVRVKGVHRGPRKRLLSVAELAVLLPWLRHFTSANEDILTLFAWTCAPGKDICAMHASQISQEPDGWWWTIPQDKLRARRRDAAMDHRVPLVGRALEIVRRRVQASSTGYLFEGRKGGGFDPKNVGVAVWNAREDCESRPDYQRPRLPISDWTPNDLRRSTAQLLLALECPQEMVAAVQGCQTRRLRLANDRHSDDALRRLWLTRLAQVLEPLMQGRLPAPWSEEELAA, via the coding sequence ATGTTCGACGTAATCGATAGGAGTGCCCTTCAATGCCTGCCGGTGGGCAGGCATCTGGGTATTCCTCTAATTCCTTACGTTCCCAGGCAGCTGACGGTGCAGCAGATCGGGATGCGCTATTACGAGGGGCACGTCAGGCAGCGTTGGGGTGAGCGCGGCGCCAGGGAAGTGTGGCGCATCTTTGCCCGTACGCTCGGCGAGTTCGGCCAGGTGGCCGCGCATGAGATCAATGAAGACAGCGCCGGCAAGTTCTTGAGCACGTTCCTGGACCGGCCCATCCAGGGCAGCATCACCCGGCGCGAGCTGGGGGCGGCGTGGGACTATGCCATCAAACAAGGATGGCTGCCCCCGGACACTGTCAATGTCTGGCGTCTTGTCCTGCGTGGCGCCTTCAAGAGCAAGGGCGTGCGGGTCAAGGGCGTGCATCGCGGCCCGCGCAAGCGCTTGCTGTCGGTGGCTGAACTGGCCGTACTGTTGCCCTGGTTGCGCCATTTCACCAGCGCCAATGAAGATATCTTGACCCTGTTTGCCTGGACCTGCGCGCCGGGTAAGGATATCTGCGCCATGCACGCCAGCCAGATCAGCCAGGAGCCCGATGGCTGGTGGTGGACCATCCCGCAAGACAAGCTGCGGGCACGACGACGCGATGCGGCCATGGATCATCGAGTGCCGCTGGTGGGGCGGGCACTGGAGATCGTCCGGCGTCGCGTGCAAGCCAGTAGCACGGGTTACCTGTTCGAGGGGCGCAAGGGCGGAGGCTTCGATCCCAAGAATGTCGGCGTGGCAGTCTGGAATGCCCGCGAGGATTGCGAATCGCGCCCCGACTACCAGCGTCCGCGCTTGCCGATATCGGACTGGACACCCAATGACCTGCGGCGCTCAACGGCGCAACTGCTGTTGGCCCTGGAATGTCCGCAGGAGATGGTGGCCGCGGTCCAGGGATGCCAGACCCGGCGTTTGCGCCTTGCAAATGACAGGCATAGCGATGACGCCCTCAGGCGACTCTGGCTGACCAGGCTGGCGCAAGTGCTGGAGCCCTTGATGCAAGGGCGCCTTCCAGCACCTTGGAGTGAAGAGGAACTGGCTGCCTAA